One Arthrobacter sp. StoSoilB20 DNA segment encodes these proteins:
- a CDS encoding alpha/beta hydrolase, whose translation MGIFDTAVEIAFDDGAADALINAADSADQTLRSEGSFVGVATGYAMEDFKGGYATLFNNALAVRADDRGRLAGVLAALAEDVRQAKVKAREEKSRLKELAAWQQRADFREQHFQTFQSVAIDPMPMEWPVAAPTISAVFSARDRARFAGGAGGATSSADPGKLREFVSQSRAFTNILNAELGRIRNAWSGFTSACSWVNSGSVTFVSGFEQLLTENAADATWLEQIAAAFETAGSGSMADTMLNSALIQYAPPGQVGLNDIGALNADQLKAWLAAPANKDRLQGLLEQPGQDPVVIAKWWAGFGQTAAGGTLEPGEAQLLLIEAIPGVIGNLNGITATARNLANRKRLITEQERINAELARTPQLLPASQGMSMTNPAWTRLQTQQKALDGITEALRNAGGINAVLLGFDLTHGSPKAQVSAGNPDTADNVTYAVSGMLITPQSGFNDWAKNAANLQRHQQLLSENETFAVVAWINYEPPTVPTVNSGDAARAGADRFIVDLQGFNAVREGLGNRTPETLNVLAHSYGTTVTSNALAAAALNVASFTMLGSAGIEKEIRNAGDLHVPAGQVYATEAAGDGLAQLGRFQRQDPRMESFGAKVFSSEEATIDGTQYQGTTEHNTLVHKDARDGYGYLDRDTTALHEAALTTTGNGDQILPAARPLSPPAGFAGR comes from the coding sequence GTGGGGATCTTTGATACGGCGGTGGAGATTGCGTTCGACGATGGTGCCGCCGACGCTCTGATCAACGCTGCTGATTCCGCGGATCAGACCCTGCGCTCCGAGGGTAGCTTCGTTGGTGTCGCCACGGGTTACGCGATGGAGGACTTCAAGGGCGGCTATGCGACCTTGTTCAACAACGCTCTGGCCGTCCGGGCCGATGACCGGGGCCGGCTTGCCGGTGTCCTTGCGGCGTTGGCGGAGGACGTCAGGCAAGCAAAGGTCAAGGCACGGGAAGAGAAGTCCCGGCTGAAGGAACTTGCTGCGTGGCAGCAACGCGCCGATTTCCGTGAACAACACTTTCAGACTTTCCAGAGCGTGGCGATCGATCCGATGCCCATGGAATGGCCGGTCGCTGCACCGACGATTTCAGCGGTGTTCTCGGCGAGGGACCGGGCCCGGTTCGCCGGCGGAGCGGGGGGCGCAACCAGCTCAGCTGATCCTGGAAAACTGCGCGAATTTGTGTCCCAATCCCGCGCCTTCACGAACATCCTGAACGCGGAGCTGGGGAGAATCCGAAACGCGTGGAGCGGTTTCACCTCCGCGTGTTCTTGGGTGAATAGCGGCAGTGTCACGTTCGTGTCCGGATTCGAGCAACTGCTGACTGAGAACGCCGCTGACGCGACGTGGCTTGAACAGATCGCCGCGGCATTCGAAACAGCCGGCAGCGGCTCCATGGCCGACACCATGCTCAACAGCGCCCTCATACAGTACGCACCACCGGGGCAAGTCGGTTTGAACGACATCGGGGCCCTAAACGCCGATCAATTGAAAGCCTGGCTCGCCGCACCTGCGAACAAGGACCGACTTCAGGGGCTGCTTGAACAACCAGGGCAGGACCCCGTGGTGATAGCAAAGTGGTGGGCTGGGTTCGGCCAGACAGCCGCTGGCGGGACACTTGAACCCGGCGAGGCCCAGTTGCTCCTGATCGAGGCCATCCCCGGAGTCATCGGGAATCTGAACGGAATCACCGCGACCGCCCGGAACCTCGCCAACCGCAAACGCCTCATCACCGAGCAGGAACGCATCAACGCCGAACTGGCCAGAACGCCACAACTACTGCCCGCCAGCCAGGGCATGTCCATGACCAACCCGGCTTGGACCCGGCTGCAAACGCAGCAGAAAGCGCTGGATGGCATCACCGAGGCACTGAGGAACGCGGGCGGAATCAACGCTGTCCTGCTGGGTTTCGATCTGACTCACGGCTCACCGAAGGCACAGGTCTCTGCGGGTAATCCCGATACGGCTGACAACGTTACCTACGCTGTGTCCGGCATGCTCATCACACCTCAAAGCGGTTTCAACGACTGGGCGAAAAACGCCGCGAACCTCCAGCGGCACCAGCAGTTGCTTTCCGAGAACGAGACCTTCGCTGTGGTGGCGTGGATCAACTATGAACCGCCCACGGTTCCGACTGTGAACAGCGGCGATGCAGCACGGGCAGGCGCCGACCGGTTCATCGTTGACCTGCAAGGTTTCAACGCCGTCAGGGAAGGCTTGGGCAACAGGACCCCGGAGACCTTAAACGTACTGGCCCATTCCTACGGCACCACCGTGACGTCCAACGCCCTTGCCGCCGCGGCATTGAACGTCGCCTCTTTCACGATGCTCGGCTCGGCCGGGATAGAGAAAGAGATCCGGAACGCCGGAGATCTCCACGTCCCTGCCGGGCAGGTCTACGCCACCGAAGCCGCCGGCGACGGCCTGGCCCAATTGGGCCGCTTCCAACGCCAGGATCCGCGCATGGAATCATTCGGCGCAAAAGTCTTCTCCTCGGAAGAGGCCACGATCGACGGGACCCAGTACCAAGGCACCACAGAACACAACACACTGGTACACAAAGATGCCCGCGATGGCTACGGATACCTCGATCGGGACACCACGGCCCTGCATGAAGCTGCCCTAACAACAACCGGTAACGGAGACCAGATCCTGCCAGCCGCACGACCCCTATCACCGCCGGCGGGATTTGCTGGCCGTTGA
- a CDS encoding class I SAM-dependent methyltransferase: MSFGAVRAAYSARSDEYTSLFGSISSTHPVDRELVLSWAQGLSGKVLDAGCGPGQWTAFLHSAGVDVQGVDLVPEFIETAKRFCPEARFSVGSLQRLPAPDDSLAGILAWYSLIHTPPAGISRVLDEFARCLAPGGGLLIGFFDGPAGESFPHAVTPAYFWSVEEISALLQEAGFSIVSTHSRADPGARPHAAIVAQRLLTPGRVG; encoded by the coding sequence ATGTCCTTTGGAGCAGTGAGAGCCGCCTATTCTGCGCGTTCCGACGAGTACACCTCATTGTTCGGGTCCATCAGCAGCACGCATCCGGTCGATAGGGAGCTGGTGTTGTCATGGGCCCAGGGATTGTCCGGGAAAGTCCTCGATGCCGGCTGCGGGCCTGGGCAATGGACAGCCTTTCTGCACTCCGCCGGGGTGGACGTCCAAGGCGTGGACCTGGTACCGGAGTTCATTGAAACGGCCAAGCGGTTCTGTCCGGAGGCTCGGTTCTCTGTCGGGTCACTTCAACGGCTGCCTGCGCCGGATGACTCATTGGCTGGAATCCTCGCTTGGTACTCCCTGATTCACACTCCCCCGGCTGGGATCAGCCGGGTTTTGGACGAGTTTGCCCGCTGCCTCGCTCCCGGCGGTGGCCTCCTGATCGGTTTCTTCGATGGCCCGGCCGGTGAGTCATTCCCGCATGCAGTAACGCCCGCCTACTTTTGGTCAGTGGAGGAAATATCAGCACTGCTGCAGGAAGCCGGTTTCAGCATTGTCAGCACGCACTCCCGCGCCGACCCCGGAGCGCGTCCCCACGCGGCCATCGTCGCGCAACGGCTGCTCACTCCCGGCCGCGTTGGCTGA
- a CDS encoding alpha-N-arabinofuranosidase, producing the protein MGNQDNPTAKITIDPAFVVGPVRRKTFGAFVEHLGRCVYTGIFEPEHPKADDDGFRTDVLDLTKELGVSTVRYPGGNFVSGYRWEDGVGPKEDRPTRLDLAWHSSDPNLVGVDEFAKWSEKAGVEPMMAVNLGTRGTQEALDLLEYSNIKGGTALSEQRKANGAVEPHNITMWCLGNEMDGFWQIGHKKADEYARVAAETARAMRMVNPDLELVACGSSGPTMPTFGEWERVVLNETYELVDLISAHQYFEDFGDLQEHLSAGHRMEAFIKDLVSHIDHVKSAKKSGKQINISFDEWNVWHMSRDESKAPTGDDWPVAPVLLEDRYTVADAVVVGDLLITLLRNTDRVHSASLAQLVNVIAPIMTEPGGRAWKQTTFHPFALTSQNASGTVLNLAVESPLLETEKTAGFTALSAVATYDAEAKESVVFAVNRSATDALTLDAAVGSLNAGKVIEAVTYTNKDPYWQATADDSTSVLPTENVSVKLDGGRLTAGLPAVSWTMIRLSLES; encoded by the coding sequence TTGGGAAACCAAGACAACCCCACGGCCAAAATCACCATCGACCCCGCGTTCGTCGTAGGCCCCGTCAGGAGGAAGACCTTCGGCGCCTTCGTTGAGCACCTCGGACGCTGCGTCTATACGGGCATTTTCGAGCCTGAGCACCCGAAAGCGGACGACGACGGCTTCCGCACCGACGTCCTCGACCTCACCAAGGAACTCGGCGTCTCCACCGTCAGGTACCCCGGAGGAAACTTCGTGTCCGGCTACCGCTGGGAAGACGGAGTGGGACCCAAGGAGGACCGCCCAACAAGGCTCGACCTCGCCTGGCACTCCAGCGATCCCAACCTGGTGGGCGTGGACGAGTTCGCCAAGTGGTCGGAGAAGGCCGGGGTTGAACCCATGATGGCCGTGAACCTGGGCACCAGGGGGACCCAGGAAGCGCTGGACCTGCTGGAGTACTCCAACATCAAGGGTGGAACGGCCCTTTCCGAACAGCGCAAGGCGAATGGCGCCGTCGAGCCTCACAACATCACCATGTGGTGCCTCGGGAACGAGATGGACGGCTTCTGGCAGATCGGCCACAAGAAGGCGGACGAGTACGCGCGGGTTGCCGCCGAAACGGCGCGGGCGATGCGCATGGTCAACCCGGACCTGGAACTGGTGGCCTGTGGAAGTTCCGGACCCACCATGCCCACGTTCGGCGAATGGGAGCGCGTGGTCCTCAATGAGACGTACGAATTGGTGGACCTGATCTCGGCGCATCAGTACTTTGAGGATTTCGGTGACCTGCAGGAGCACCTGTCAGCCGGGCACCGGATGGAGGCGTTCATCAAGGACTTGGTCTCCCACATCGACCACGTGAAGTCGGCCAAAAAGTCTGGGAAGCAGATCAATATTTCCTTCGATGAGTGGAACGTGTGGCACATGTCCCGCGACGAATCCAAGGCGCCCACAGGAGATGATTGGCCCGTGGCGCCGGTGCTGCTGGAGGACCGCTACACCGTTGCCGACGCCGTGGTGGTGGGGGATCTCCTCATCACGTTGCTGCGCAATACGGACCGCGTCCACTCCGCGAGCCTCGCACAATTGGTCAACGTGATTGCCCCCATCATGACCGAGCCGGGCGGCCGCGCCTGGAAGCAGACAACGTTCCACCCGTTCGCGCTCACCTCGCAAAATGCCTCCGGTACGGTGCTGAACCTCGCCGTCGAATCCCCGCTGCTGGAGACCGAAAAGACGGCAGGTTTCACAGCCTTGTCGGCCGTCGCGACCTACGACGCAGAAGCCAAGGAGTCCGTGGTTTTTGCTGTGAACCGTTCGGCAACGGACGCGCTGACGTTGGATGCCGCCGTCGGGAGCCTCAACGCCGGCAAGGTCATTGAGGCCGTCACTTACACCAACAAGGATCCGTACTGGCAGGCCACTGCCGACGATTCGACATCGGTCCTGCCCACTGAGAACGTCAGTGTAAAGCTCGACGGCGGTCGCCTCACCGCCGGTCTTCCGGCCGTGAGCTGGACCATGATCCGGTTGTCGCTGGAGTCGTAG
- a CDS encoding GAF and ANTAR domain-containing protein, producing the protein MTKKQLPLDELSGAIGRILGLLLTEEKVDQAVQSLSQAIKESVPGSIGAGVSILDSQGRRTSTGFTDSIVEQVDHLQYDLGQGPCLTAWASEESVLLTDVRTDTRWPEWSDAVSALPIRSVVSAPLMANGHSIGAIKVYASETDVFDASSTYLMELFASPAATLLSHIQSAETPRRISEGLQAALYSRDVVNRACGILMERHKTTHERALQQLILQSRDKNQSLQEVSAELVAGIPANGN; encoded by the coding sequence ATGACGAAGAAGCAGCTTCCTCTTGACGAACTCTCGGGTGCCATCGGCAGGATATTGGGCCTGCTCCTCACCGAGGAAAAGGTGGACCAGGCCGTCCAGAGCCTTTCCCAGGCCATCAAGGAATCCGTGCCGGGGTCAATCGGGGCCGGCGTTTCCATCCTGGATTCCCAGGGCCGCAGGACCAGTACCGGCTTCACGGACAGCATCGTGGAGCAAGTGGACCACCTGCAATATGACCTGGGCCAAGGCCCTTGCCTGACTGCGTGGGCCTCCGAGGAATCCGTCCTCCTCACCGATGTCCGCACAGATACCCGCTGGCCGGAGTGGAGCGACGCCGTCAGCGCCCTGCCCATCCGATCGGTGGTCAGTGCGCCGCTCATGGCCAATGGTCACAGCATCGGCGCCATCAAGGTCTACGCATCCGAGACTGATGTTTTCGATGCTTCTTCCACGTACCTCATGGAGCTTTTTGCTTCCCCGGCCGCCACGCTCCTCTCCCATATCCAGAGCGCCGAGACACCCCGACGCATCTCCGAAGGGCTTCAGGCCGCACTTTACAGCCGGGACGTAGTCAACCGTGCCTGCGGAATCCTCATGGAACGCCACAAAACTACCCACGAGCGGGCCCTCCAACAACTCATCCTGCAATCGCGCGACAAGAACCAAAGCCTGCAGGAAGTCAGTGCGGAACTCGTAGCCGGGATACCGGCAAACGGGAACTAA
- a CDS encoding GAF and ANTAR domain-containing protein, with protein MTETQPSEQIPTAGPLEDHVDLTDFLVHLQDLLANNADIREFLQDLAELTARELTKPGNTIACGVTVIRQKKPVAVADSDPMARKLDDIQNSFGDGPCLTALRTRTITHVPDVRHEDRWRDYMEAAACTDVGSILALPMELNSTAEAVVNLYSTRSHGFSHDDVVAAERVTATGAKALYLALRIAQLRDARENLAAALDSRTAIDTAVGIIMAQNRCSRDAAFQILVNASSHRNIKLRVVAENVIAHVAGDRNISAAFEE; from the coding sequence ATGACTGAGACCCAGCCATCGGAGCAGATCCCCACCGCTGGCCCATTGGAGGACCACGTCGATCTGACGGACTTCCTGGTGCACTTGCAGGATCTCCTCGCGAATAATGCGGACATCCGCGAATTCCTTCAGGATCTGGCCGAGCTGACTGCCCGCGAACTGACTAAACCCGGGAACACGATTGCTTGCGGGGTGACAGTCATCCGGCAAAAGAAACCTGTTGCCGTGGCGGACAGCGATCCCATGGCCCGCAAACTGGACGATATCCAGAACAGCTTCGGGGACGGACCATGCCTTACGGCGCTTCGGACGCGAACCATCACCCATGTCCCCGATGTCCGGCACGAGGACAGATGGCGGGACTATATGGAAGCCGCTGCCTGCACCGACGTGGGCTCCATTCTGGCTTTGCCCATGGAGTTGAACAGCACCGCAGAGGCTGTGGTCAACCTCTACTCGACCCGCAGCCATGGCTTCTCCCATGACGACGTGGTTGCGGCTGAGCGGGTGACAGCCACCGGGGCGAAAGCTCTGTATTTGGCACTAAGGATCGCCCAACTCAGGGATGCGCGGGAAAATCTCGCGGCTGCCCTGGATTCACGCACGGCGATCGATACCGCCGTCGGAATTATCATGGCCCAGAACCGCTGCAGCAGGGACGCTGCCTTCCAAATTCTGGTCAACGCTTCAAGCCACCGCAACATCAAACTGCGCGTTGTAGCGGAAAACGTCATTGCCCATGTGGCCGGGGATCGAAACATCTCGGCCGCCTTTGAGGAGTAG
- a CDS encoding GAF and ANTAR domain-containing protein: MALNDAVPTAEQLQDLLLESPGFTEFLLGLTTISASLLGGEAPMLCAITVERDGGPSTVASSSDAARRLDEKQYEFDDGPCLTALRQQRTVLIPDLLTDHQWRHYAAAIADEGIRSVLAVPIATDNGSRAALNCYSTELRTFTPDTVELVKQHADSLSRILRLALRLHAEEPYPGHLRSALKSRAIVDAAISLIMVQNHCNRESALRLIQLASRNSNKRLHEIAGDILDRAGHRDQGGR; the protein is encoded by the coding sequence ATGGCCCTGAACGATGCAGTACCAACAGCTGAGCAGTTGCAGGACCTGCTGTTGGAGAGCCCCGGCTTCACGGAATTCCTCCTCGGCCTCACCACGATTTCGGCATCGCTGTTGGGCGGAGAAGCGCCAATGCTCTGCGCCATCACAGTGGAGCGCGACGGCGGCCCCTCCACAGTGGCCAGCAGCAGTGACGCTGCCCGGCGCCTGGATGAAAAGCAATACGAGTTCGACGACGGCCCATGCCTCACGGCGCTCCGGCAGCAACGTACCGTCCTCATCCCTGACCTTCTGACGGATCACCAGTGGCGGCACTATGCCGCCGCTATCGCCGACGAGGGCATCCGGAGCGTGCTGGCCGTCCCCATCGCCACTGACAACGGCTCAAGGGCGGCCCTGAACTGTTACTCCACGGAACTGCGGACGTTCACCCCGGACACGGTGGAATTGGTAAAACAGCACGCGGACTCCCTTTCGCGGATTCTGCGGCTGGCACTGCGGCTGCACGCGGAGGAACCGTACCCCGGGCATTTGCGTTCAGCCTTGAAGTCACGGGCGATTGTGGACGCCGCTATTTCGCTGATCATGGTGCAAAACCATTGCAACCGCGAATCGGCGCTGCGACTCATCCAGCTGGCGTCCCGCAACAGTAATAAACGGCTGCATGAGATAGCCGGCGACATCCTGGATAGGGCCGGACACAGAGATCAGGGGGGCAGGTAG
- a CDS encoding RidA family protein, whose protein sequence is MTSAVTLIRSNLLSSAAEYAYAATAPAGARLIFLAGSCPLNEDGTTAGIGDYQAQARKAVENMRLALEAAGAGIADVISTRVLVASSKQSDLVASWEVVREAFGEHDVPSTLMGVTVLGYDHQLVEIEAVAAVMD, encoded by the coding sequence ATGACCAGTGCCGTGACGCTCATTCGTTCCAACCTGCTCAGCTCTGCTGCAGAGTATGCCTATGCCGCGACCGCCCCAGCCGGTGCCAGGCTGATCTTCCTGGCGGGGTCCTGCCCGCTGAATGAGGACGGGACCACTGCAGGTATTGGTGACTATCAAGCCCAAGCCAGGAAGGCGGTGGAGAACATGCGCCTGGCCTTGGAAGCAGCCGGAGCAGGAATCGCGGACGTCATCTCCACCCGCGTCCTGGTTGCCTCTTCCAAGCAGTCCGACCTGGTGGCCTCCTGGGAGGTGGTGCGCGAGGCGTTCGGTGAGCATGACGTCCCGAGCACCCTCATGGGCGTCACCGTCCTCGGCTACGACCATCAGCTGGTGGAGATCGAGGCAGTCGCCGCTGTCATGGACTAA
- a CDS encoding LacI family DNA-binding transcriptional regulator gives MAVTMNDVARVAGVSLKTVSNVINNYEFIRPATKQRVLDAIDELGYEANLTARSLRSGKTSMIGLVLADLSIPYYAELASDIMKAAWARGYRVLVEQSGNGPGHEKAALQGQFRTLTDGLLFIPLALDAEQIMEAAGKKPLVLLGEYVQDPRLNMVLIQNHRAAAAVTAHLLAGGRRRIAVLGAHDGDTTGSNGLRLEGYKAALADAGVAYDPALVIDCDWRRDGGAEGTARLLDSGVEFDAVFGLNDALALGALHELLVRGRKVPEEIAVAGFDDIDEAKFASPSLTTVAPGRAEIAERAVELLINRIENKDAPLHVQQPQAAFELRIRQSAP, from the coding sequence ATGGCCGTCACCATGAACGACGTCGCGCGCGTTGCCGGGGTCTCTTTGAAGACGGTTTCCAACGTGATCAACAACTACGAGTTCATCCGGCCCGCCACCAAACAGCGCGTCCTGGATGCCATTGACGAGCTGGGCTACGAGGCCAACCTGACAGCCCGCAGCCTCCGCTCAGGCAAGACCAGCATGATCGGCTTGGTGTTGGCCGACCTCTCCATTCCGTATTACGCGGAGTTGGCATCGGACATCATGAAAGCGGCATGGGCGCGGGGCTACCGTGTTCTGGTGGAGCAGTCCGGGAATGGGCCCGGGCACGAGAAAGCGGCGCTCCAAGGCCAGTTCCGGACCCTCACCGATGGCCTCCTTTTCATCCCCCTGGCCTTGGATGCGGAACAGATCATGGAGGCCGCCGGCAAGAAGCCCCTGGTTCTGCTCGGTGAATACGTGCAGGATCCCCGGCTGAATATGGTCCTCATCCAAAACCACCGGGCGGCGGCAGCGGTCACCGCGCACCTGCTGGCGGGCGGCCGCCGTCGTATAGCCGTTTTGGGCGCGCACGACGGCGACACGACAGGCAGCAACGGCCTCCGCCTTGAGGGGTACAAGGCTGCGCTCGCTGACGCCGGCGTTGCCTACGATCCCGCTTTGGTGATTGATTGCGACTGGCGGCGCGACGGCGGTGCTGAGGGGACCGCGAGGTTGCTGGACAGCGGCGTGGAATTCGACGCCGTTTTCGGCCTCAACGACGCCCTCGCCCTGGGTGCGCTTCACGAGCTTTTGGTCCGTGGCAGGAAGGTCCCGGAGGAGATCGCCGTTGCTGGTTTTGATGACATTGACGAGGCGAAGTTTGCCTCGCCGTCACTGACCACGGTGGCGCCGGGGCGTGCGGAAATTGCGGAGCGCGCCGTCGAACTCCTTATTAACCGCATCGAGAACAAGGACGCCCCGCTTCACGTGCAGCAGCCGCAGGCGGCCTTCGAGCTGCGGATCAGGCAGTCGGCGCCCTGA
- a CDS encoding alanine racemase — MNVIPAEVVTPAVLIDVDVLDRNIERMAASMLGRGLKLRPHVKTHKTLEIARKQLAAGAVGITVATIGEAEVFAADGVKDIFIAYPLWVEAPHADRLRALAAACRLAVGVDSAESATTMGRQLGADAGSIEVLIEVDSGHHRSGVLPSEVVEVAKAAAATGLTVSGVFTFPGHSYRPGMPTGAAGNENDALGLAAAALTGAGFEVTTISGGSTPTALISGESAATELRPGVYVFGDAQQLELERCSWDEIALTVAATVVSRHEAAGGNVRRVVLDSGSKILGSDRPDWATGFARLPEYPEAKVTALSEHHATVVWPDSSELPPLGTRLRVIPNHVCLTMNLVDQVTVVRGGTVVEQWAVAARGRNN; from the coding sequence ATGAACGTGATTCCCGCTGAAGTTGTGACCCCTGCTGTCCTGATTGACGTCGATGTCCTGGACCGGAACATCGAACGCATGGCGGCCAGCATGCTCGGCAGGGGACTGAAGCTCCGGCCGCATGTGAAAACGCACAAGACCTTGGAGATCGCGCGGAAACAGTTGGCGGCCGGTGCCGTGGGGATCACCGTGGCCACAATCGGCGAGGCCGAGGTCTTCGCCGCGGACGGCGTCAAGGATATTTTCATCGCCTATCCGCTCTGGGTGGAGGCCCCGCATGCTGACCGGCTCCGCGCCCTGGCAGCGGCGTGCCGCCTGGCAGTCGGTGTGGATTCGGCTGAAAGTGCGACGACGATGGGCCGCCAACTTGGGGCGGATGCCGGCAGCATTGAGGTGCTGATCGAAGTGGACAGCGGTCATCACCGCAGCGGCGTTTTACCCTCTGAAGTGGTGGAGGTGGCCAAGGCTGCGGCCGCCACGGGGCTGACCGTATCCGGGGTCTTTACGTTCCCCGGACACAGCTACAGGCCAGGGATGCCCACCGGCGCGGCCGGCAACGAGAACGATGCTTTGGGGCTGGCCGCGGCGGCATTGACTGGGGCGGGTTTCGAGGTCACCACCATCAGCGGCGGATCCACGCCCACGGCCCTGATCTCCGGGGAATCGGCAGCAACCGAACTGCGCCCGGGCGTCTACGTGTTCGGCGACGCCCAGCAGCTGGAACTCGAACGGTGCTCGTGGGACGAGATCGCGCTGACGGTTGCGGCCACCGTGGTCAGCAGGCACGAAGCTGCAGGTGGGAACGTCCGCCGGGTTGTCCTGGACTCCGGCAGCAAGATCCTGGGCAGCGACCGGCCGGATTGGGCCACAGGGTTTGCGCGACTGCCTGAATACCCCGAAGCCAAGGTCACTGCCTTGTCAGAGCATCATGCCACTGTTGTTTGGCCGGACTCCTCGGAGTTGCCGCCACTGGGTACCAGGCTCCGCGTGATCCCCAACCACGTGTGCCTGACCATGAACCTGGTGGACCAGGTGACTGTGGTGCGCGGTGGGACCGTGGTGGAGCAGTGGGCCGTGGCGGCGCGGGGGAGGAACAACTAG
- a CDS encoding flavin reductase family protein, giving the protein MTYPQPLQSEPVGDLFRAAFRSHPAGVAIITAQGPDGAVGLTASSVASVAVDPPTLAFSVTSGRSASHIAAAERIVVHLIGADQLELARAFADPAAPRFTQDMDWELLPTGEPLLREAQWALRCEIVHRAPLGGSVLLAATVLDIRPNLGGSAPLVYHDREFHTLFRSAQAVG; this is encoded by the coding sequence ATGACCTACCCCCAGCCCTTGCAGTCCGAACCAGTCGGCGATCTTTTCAGGGCCGCATTCCGTTCCCATCCGGCGGGAGTCGCCATTATCACCGCGCAGGGGCCGGATGGCGCAGTAGGCCTGACCGCGTCCTCGGTAGCGTCCGTGGCCGTGGATCCGCCAACGCTTGCGTTCTCTGTGACCAGCGGCCGTTCGGCCTCGCACATCGCCGCTGCGGAGAGAATCGTGGTGCACCTCATCGGCGCCGATCAGTTGGAGCTGGCACGCGCGTTCGCCGATCCTGCTGCCCCGCGGTTCACGCAGGACATGGACTGGGAGTTGCTTCCCACCGGCGAGCCATTGCTCAGGGAGGCTCAATGGGCGTTGCGCTGCGAAATTGTCCACCGGGCGCCGCTGGGTGGTTCGGTCCTGCTGGCCGCGACAGTCCTCGACATCAGGCCCAACCTTGGCGGCTCGGCTCCACTGGTTTACCACGACCGGGAGTTCCACACCCTGTTCCGCAGCGCGCAGGCGGTTGGCTGA
- a CDS encoding urease subunit gamma, whose amino-acid sequence MHLLPREQEKLMIVVAADLARRRQARGLKLNYPESVAIISYELIEGARDGRTVAELMSYGTTILRREDVMEGVPEMIHDVQIEATFPDGTKLVTVHHPIR is encoded by the coding sequence ATGCATCTACTGCCCCGCGAGCAGGAGAAACTCATGATCGTGGTGGCCGCCGATCTCGCGCGGCGCCGCCAGGCACGGGGACTGAAGCTGAACTATCCCGAGTCTGTGGCGATCATCAGCTACGAACTCATCGAAGGCGCCCGGGACGGCAGGACAGTGGCCGAACTCATGAGCTACGGAACCACCATCCTCCGCCGCGAAGATGTGATGGAAGGCGTGCCGGAGATGATCCACGACGTCCAGATCGAAGCCACGTTCCCCGACGGCACCAAGCTCGTCACCGTCCACCACCCCATCCGATAG
- a CDS encoding urease subunit beta, which produces MIPGEYRLQPGSITCNDGRDAIGVEVVNRGDRPVQVGSHYHFAEANRALEFDRGAAYGRRLDIPAGTAARFEPGDRKTVQLIAIAGRREVFGLSNAVNGTLDGGTRQGGPASEGDAK; this is translated from the coding sequence ATGATCCCCGGCGAATACAGGCTCCAGCCCGGTTCGATCACCTGCAATGACGGCCGTGACGCAATCGGCGTCGAGGTTGTCAACCGCGGTGACCGTCCGGTCCAAGTCGGCTCGCACTACCACTTCGCCGAGGCAAACCGTGCCCTCGAGTTCGACCGCGGCGCCGCTTACGGCCGTCGCCTGGACATCCCGGCCGGCACGGCCGCGCGCTTCGAGCCGGGCGATCGAAAGACCGTTCAACTGATTGCGATTGCCGGGAGGCGTGAAGTTTTCGGGCTCAGTAACGCGGTGAATGGAACGCTCGACGGCGGCACCCGCCAGGGTGGTCCGGCTTCCGAAGGAGACGCCAAATGA